In Candidatus Hydrogenedentota bacterium, one DNA window encodes the following:
- the lnt gene encoding apolipoprotein N-acyltransferase → MACLFIEARHGLHLSYALTHDALSMKSILRFIPAYVVTGAALGLAFPAAHLFPLAWVALVPLFVSTWRCGARDSFRRFFLAGFLFYLVILHWLLTNVYWAGGWAVWGYVALSAIMALYWGIIGWSWALVRSRLPWVPPVLVLVVLWVGMEHAQSFLFTGFGWGALGYSQGPDLALAQWAAIGGVPLLSGLLVGVNGLLAGVIADGTRRVPRIACAICVVAGAHGAGAMMLAPADYGEQTFNVGLIQSDFPLEMKWDPEYTSEMVRNAADKSRVLAGEGDVDLFVWPESLVMDDIETPGIWEPIESMTRETGVPLFTGTMRTNAQTRGDLNSSQLIAPDGQIKATYDKIHLAPFGEYVPFGKYLPFIKKVVPAIGEVEAGTELKTIAVGERTMGPLICFEVLFPAMASRLRAEGADFLVVITNLAWFGASSALDQELEVARMRAIEARMPLVHDANSGITGVFDPYGRFELVDIYFDGHGNAYRFEHLEPTNTRMERLGGVLPVSHAAERPVPFSVLAIPNATLVAGIALTVLAGVYRRRDAGAQ, encoded by the coding sequence GTGGCGTGTCTCTTCATCGAGGCGCGCCACGGGTTGCATTTGAGCTACGCGCTTACGCATGATGCGTTATCCATGAAATCTATCCTTCGATTTATCCCTGCATATGTTGTTACGGGCGCCGCCTTGGGGTTGGCGTTTCCCGCTGCGCATCTATTTCCGCTTGCGTGGGTTGCGCTCGTTCCACTGTTCGTGTCGACGTGGCGATGCGGTGCGCGAGACAGCTTCAGACGTTTCTTCCTTGCTGGATTTCTGTTTTATCTGGTCATTCTCCATTGGCTCTTGACCAACGTGTATTGGGCCGGGGGATGGGCCGTGTGGGGATATGTCGCGTTGAGCGCGATCATGGCCCTTTACTGGGGGATCATTGGGTGGTCATGGGCACTGGTGCGTTCGCGTCTGCCTTGGGTTCCTCCGGTGCTTGTTCTGGTAGTCCTTTGGGTGGGCATGGAGCACGCACAGTCGTTTCTATTCACGGGATTCGGATGGGGCGCTTTGGGGTACTCGCAAGGGCCTGACCTCGCGTTGGCGCAGTGGGCCGCCATTGGAGGCGTGCCGCTGCTTTCCGGATTGCTCGTGGGGGTGAACGGGCTGCTTGCGGGGGTGATCGCCGATGGGACGCGCCGCGTGCCGCGAATCGCGTGCGCGATTTGTGTCGTTGCAGGCGCGCACGGGGCCGGCGCCATGATGCTTGCGCCCGCGGACTATGGCGAACAGACGTTCAACGTCGGCTTGATCCAATCGGATTTTCCGCTTGAGATGAAGTGGGACCCTGAGTACACCTCGGAGATGGTACGCAATGCCGCGGACAAGTCGCGCGTGCTTGCGGGCGAGGGGGACGTGGATCTGTTTGTGTGGCCCGAGAGCCTTGTGATGGACGACATTGAAACGCCGGGAATCTGGGAGCCTATCGAGTCGATGACTCGCGAGACAGGCGTGCCGTTGTTCACCGGCACCATGCGGACCAATGCGCAGACGCGAGGCGATCTGAATTCCAGTCAGCTGATAGCGCCAGACGGACAGATTAAGGCTACGTACGACAAGATTCACCTCGCTCCATTTGGAGAGTATGTGCCTTTCGGCAAGTACTTGCCGTTTATTAAGAAGGTCGTGCCGGCAATCGGTGAAGTGGAGGCGGGCACGGAATTGAAGACGATTGCCGTGGGCGAGCGCACCATGGGTCCGCTGATTTGTTTCGAGGTGTTGTTTCCGGCGATGGCTTCACGCCTTCGCGCGGAAGGGGCGGATTTTCTTGTGGTTATCACGAATCTGGCGTGGTTTGGCGCGAGCAGCGCATTGGACCAGGAGCTGGAGGTGGCGCGTATGCGCGCGATTGAGGCGCGTATGCCGCTTGTGCACGATGCGAACTCGGGCATTACGGGAGTCTTCGATCCTTACGGGCGTTTTGAGTTGGTGGATATCTACTTCGACGGTCATGGAAATGCGTATCGCTTCGAGCACCTTGAGCCGACGAACACGCGGATGGAGCGGTTGGGCGGTGTGTTGCCGGTATCGCATGCGGCGGAGCGGCCGGTTCCCTTCAGCGTGCTGGCCATTCCCAATGCGACACTCGTTGCGGGTATCGCATTGACCGTGCTTGCGGGGGTCTACCGCAGGCGCGACGCAGGGGCGCAGTAG